The following proteins are encoded in a genomic region of Elgaria multicarinata webbii isolate HBS135686 ecotype San Diego chromosome 16, rElgMul1.1.pri, whole genome shotgun sequence:
- the LOC134409716 gene encoding golgin subfamily A member 6-like protein 24 has protein sequence MRTSLDLSSSRSPLRGYNRGFLCSRHPPRVTSLSPQRGTHTSNMGLTNGTEYGGQHPNSLALRRRHSLSPLPSGDAGEHSPTWHVAGRVRSGSVLDLCASLPGETQRKSSHREARRAPQGPSEEHRERNLELELNLMQFELLSLKQKQMKSSFAHLEKEKKWLETNRSEERKQKGDLRDTVFSLETELARAGPYFSERDPGWPRLDSSPTAAVEKDRLEEEVNMLSLKLAPAVADRERLLQEKVSLPQQVQNLTLELERAQKKQEVFNNQVLALHSELISAKTQVSHLEKEKVLMKEELESVRQANKELSSEVAESRQRLEASLVELYHLEAEKKILDNHIQALEDERLQLLGKKEERLMDVRHQEEEEEEEEEEGALRECYENLKESQALLQREKVLLETRCLDLEEALHAKQEEMDSRLAEEQQACQDLTTEEGELESAAPRSSTHSAKYRECRSEKQRLEERVTSLEEQLAEKEQAWRDRKQMKNVDRSEPESKTSSLELKGRREQFSLTQQQRLVTEQLKDLFSSQRRRQEAGPRAHPGGLQGKSAVAPCKPAGMLAAADSARPLEGAQPGSLAHPSSEGEAQSLQQQPKETAETMSSMASEIQALRQKNESLMKAKLRFQQQIQEIRNISKQQPERSSPEMLVPRLSVSWQQDLQSDSSEAPPQSDESASSVHGGESPATVPRDIQLHSGTEDKRSHASSTAAAAAAAATTPLWPTRPAASPLPSHSDLSDTGAATSLHDPRRPAEGEGAFLCLQGSVLLSPRPFGPQRPWSPFKFKVSPDAPEN, from the exons ATGCGGACATCCCTGGACCTCAGCAGTTCAAGAAGCCCACTGAGAGGCTATAATAGGGGATTCCTTTGCTCCAGGCATCCTCCAAGAGTCACGTCCTTGAGTCCGCAGCGAGGAACCCACACCAGCAACAT GGGGTTAACAAACGGCACAGAATATGGCGGGCAACATCCCAACAGCTTGGCCCTCAGAAGGAGGCATTCTCTATCTCCCCTCCCAAGCGGTGACGCAGGAGAGCACAGCCCCACATGGCACGTGGCTGGAAGGGTGCGGAGCGGCTCAGTGCTGGACCTGTGTGCATCCTTGCCAGGAGAGACACAGAGAAAGTCCAGCCACAGAGAAGCGAGGCGTGCGCCTCAAGGGCCATCGGAAGAGCACAGAGAGCGGAATCTGGAGTTGGAACTCAACCTGATGCAGTTTGAGCTGCTCTCCCTTAAGCAGAAG CAGATGAAGAGCTCTTTCGCTCACctagaaaaggagaagaaatggcTGGAAACGAATCGCTCGGAGGAGAGGAAGCAGAAAGGAGACCTACGTGATAC GGTCTTCAGTTTGGAAACGGAGCTGGCGCGGGCCGGACCTTATTTCAGCGAGAGGGACCCTGGCTGGCCACGCCTGGACTCCAGCCCGACAGCAGCTGTG GAGAAGGACCGGCTGGAGGAGGAAGTGAACATGCTAAGCCTGAAGTTGGCACCTGCTGTTGCTGACAGGGAGAGACTCCTCCAG GAGAAGGTCTCTCTCCCCCAGCAGGTCCAGAATCTCACGCTAGAGCTGGAGCGTGCGCAGAAGAAGCAAGAAGTGTTCAACAACCAGGTCTTGGCCCTCCATTCGGAGCTCATCAGCGCCAAGACCCAAGTCAGCCACCTGGAGAAGGAGAAAGTCCTCatgaaagaagagctggagtCTGTGAGACAG GCCAACAAGGAGCTGTCTTCCGAGGTGGCCGAGAGCCGCCAAAGACTAGAAGCCTCTTTGGTAGAGCTTTATCACTTGGAGGCAGAGAAGAAAATCCTGGACAACCACATCCAGGCACTGGAAGACGAGCGCCTCCAGCTGctgggaaagaaggaagaaagactGATGGATGTACGacaccaggaggaagaggaggaggaggaggaggaggagggagctctCCGAGAATGCTATGAAAATCTCAA GGAATCTCAGGCCTTGCTGCAAAGGGAGAAAGTCCTCCTAGAGACCCGCTGCCTGGACCTGGAAGAGGCTTTGCACGCAAAGCAGGAGGAGATGGACAGCCGGCTGGCAGAAGAGCAGCAGGCCTGCCAGGACTTGACGACCGAGGAGGGAGAGTTGGAGAGCGCAGCCCCACGGAGCTCGACCCACTCTGCCAAG TACAGGGAATGCCGCTCGGAGAAGCAGAGGCTGGAGGAACGTGTCACTTCTCTGGAAGAGCAGCTGGCTGAGAa GGAGCAGGCCTGGAGGGACCGGAAGCAAATGAAGAACGTAGACCGGAGTGAGCCGGAGAGTAAAACGTCTTCCTTAGAGCTGAAG GGTCGGCGAGAGCAGTTCAGCCTGACGCAGCAGCAGCGCTTGGTGACTGAGCAG CTGAAGGACCTTTTTAGTAGTCAGAGGCGGCGGCAGGAGGCAGGGCCCAGGGCGCATCCTGGAGGCCTCCAAGGAAAGAGTGCTGTGGCACCTTGCAAGCCTGCAGGAATGCTG GCTGCCGCGGACTCCGCCAGGCCCCTGGAAGGAGCTCAGCCAGGATCCCTGGCGCATCCAAGCAGTGAGGGAGAAGCACAGAGTCTCCAGCAGCAGCCGAAAGAGACCGCAGAGACA aTGTCCTCCATGGCTTCCGAGATCCAGGCTTTGAGGCAGAAGAACGAGAGCTTAATGAAAG CTAAACTGCGGTTCCAGCAGCAGATCCAAGAGATCCGCAACATTTCGAAGCAGCAGCCGGAAAGGAGCAGCCCAGAGATGCTGGTACCGAGACTCTCCGTCAGTTGGCAGCAGGATTTGCAGAGCGACAGTTCCGAGGCTCCACCTCAAAGCGACGAGTCCGCCTCCTCCGTGCACGGTGGGGAGAGCCCAGCAACAGTTCCGCGGGACATTCAGCTTCACTCCGGAACGGAAGACAAGCGGAGTCATGCCtcttccactgctgctgctgctgctgctgctgcaaccacACCTTTGTGGCCAACGAGGCCTGCAGCTTCGCCTCTCCCCTCGCACTCGGACCTCTCCGATACCGGTGCCGCAACTTCTCTGCACGACCCCAGGAGGCCTGCCGAGGGCGAAGGggccttcctctgcctccagggCTCAGTCCTTTTGTCCCCCAGGCCTTTTGGGCCCCAGAGACCGTGGTCCCCTTTTAAGTTCAAAGTTAGCCCAGACGCCCCGGAGAACTGA
- the LOC134409574 gene encoding synaptotagmin-11-like has protein sequence MPALPGPLEDASILSAHLWRKLEGAVHLQVFLAIGLSLLCFCLLLGCAICWHQRKKHRLDGRKARALGRVLADPRPGFPSQVTAVAIQQRGMEIEGDVPDAQAATGADPTGPPGHVGPHKGALQGRASLPSQPLSQKLSLPVQPLLGWQRRRTIAGTSGFAEEGSCLCSPTPGTGIPRSYTDPRGLSSPVAKPRPHLCFTVFYAQPTATLAVTVVGVSHLPKGLRAGRDSYVKVYLLPKFGEPQRTTLHRKSLNPEFQEQFHFSRCSPEELPGLTLRFTVHAKEFHSLKHSFLGEVIFPCAEVAWSRGVSSAYARELSATKTKLKKCFSAQDVESAVRLSQPWSMGQLFLLLQYQALANRIKVLVRKADNLGRLSRIPGTPDHYVMIHLYHDGKVIDTKETKPMPGYSPVWNTPFLLSVPAGGDIQKQPLSLEFTVMQARFTRTCAVGRVLIGPDAPAMGQVHWREMCSRGNVESARWHSIQAGGVPPCP, from the exons TGCATCTGCAGGTGTTCCTGGCCATCggcctctctctcctctgctTCTGCCTTCTCCTCGGCTGCGCGATATGCTGGCACCAGCGCAAGAAGCACCGCCTCGATGGCAGGAAAGCTCGGGCACTGGGCCGAGTGCTGGCAGATccgaggcccggtttcccttcCCAGGTGACGGCCGTGGCCATCCAGCAGAGAGGCATGGAGATCGAAGGGGATGTTCCGGATGCCCAGGCTGCCACAGGTGCTGATCCAACAGGTCCACCCGGCCACGTGGGCCCACACAAGGGCGCCCTTCAGGGCCGTGCCTCCCTTCCCAGCCAACCCCTCTCTCAGAAACTGAGCCTGCCAGTCCAGCCGCTTCTCGGCTGGCAGCGCCGACGCACCATCGCTGGCACCAGCGGGTTTGCCGAGGAAGGCAGCTGCCTCTGCAGCCCCACACCAGGCACTGGCATCCCCCGGTCTTACACCGATCCGAGGGGCCTCTCCAGCCCCGTTGCCAAGCCGCGGCCTCACCTCTGCTTCACAGTATTCTATGCCCAGCCCACGGCCACCCTGGCGGTGACGGTGGTTGGCGTCTCCCACTTGCCCAAAGGCCTCCGGGCCGGCCGGGATTCCTACGTCAAAGTCTACCTCCTCCCAAAGTTTGGGGAGCCCCAGCGCACCACGTTGCACCGCAAGAGCCTGAACCCCGAGTTCCAGGAGCAGTTCCACTTCAGCCGCTGCAGCCCCGAAGAGCTGCCGGGCCTCACGCTGCGCTTCACTGTGCACGccaaggagttccacagcctcaaGCACTCCTTCCTGGGGGAGGTGATCTTCCCATGCGCCGAAGTGGCCTGGAGCCGGGGCGTTTCTTCTGCCTATGCGCGGGAGCTGTCAGCCACCAAAACCAAACTCAAGAAG TGCTTCAGCGCCCAGGATGTGGAGTCTGCCGTGCGGCTCTCCCAGCCCTGGTCCATGGGCCAGCTCTTCCTCCTGCTCCAGTACCAAGCTCTGGCCAACCGCATCAAGGTCCTGGTTCGCAAGGCAGACAACCTGGGGCGGCTCAGTCGCATCCCAGGGACACCAG ATCACTACGTTATGATCCACCTGTACCACGATGGCAAGGTCATTGACACGAAGGAGACCAAGCCCATGCCGGGCTACAGTCCCGTGTGGaacacccccttcctcctcaGCGTCCCTGCCGGAGGAGACATCCAGAAGCAGCCGCTGTCCCTGGAGTTCACCGTCATGCAG GCTCGCTTCACCCGCACGTGCGCCGTGGGTCGGGTGCTGATCGGCCCCGATGCCCCAGCGATGGGGCAGGTCCACTGGAGAGAGATGTGCAGCCGGGGAAACGTGGAATCCGCCCGCTGGCACTCGATCCAAGCCGGAGGCGTCCCGCCCTGCCCTTGA